The genomic interval GGTAGGGAGGATCAGAAGAGTGTGTcgtctgtctgtctggAGAGATATCGGCGGACAACTGTAGGTCGGTAGTCAAGTAATAGAAGCTGGTCTTCCCATTAAAGCTGACCTTCAAAGCTGACCAAGATCATTGTAAACCACTTGTCGGTAGTCTGTCAACCAACATCGACTTCTGACAGTACACATTGCCACAACAGGAGGTTCAACAACGCAGAAATAAGACGATATTGACCCCACTTGATGCCGCTGAAAAATCCTGATCCAGACAGTCAACGCTCAAAATGATAGTGTTATTTGTTCGAGATCGAAATGCGGCCCTGCTGTTCTACTACTGTAGGCCTGAACAAACGCAGATAATGTGCGGTGAAAGCCGACCTTCGATCGGCCACCACATCCCCCCTGTCCGCTCACTTGCATACTCACTCTCTctttcttggcctcctcaaacttctTCTGGGCGTCAGTCAGATACGGCTCTTTAGGCGTTCGGGTGGTCTCCACTGGCGAGGTGCTCGCGGcaatcttggccttgtccaTTCGCTTGGAGGACGATCCCGGAATAGGGATCGCGCCCTTGGTCTCcacagaaggaggagtctcCGAAATGGACTCTTTGGCATGCTCTGTATCGTGAGGAGACTTGGCGATATCCTTGGCTGAAGGCAGTGacattgttggtggtgatgaggatggtgctggtgctggagaagacgtCTTGGAGatctttttctttttcgacTTGGTTACTTTGCCCTTGTCGCCCTTGAGTTTCAACCGACCGCCCGGCTTAGTGTCGTAGAGGCCCATTATAAGGAAGCAGcgggatcacgtgaatctGACGTCACGATAGCAAGGAAGAGCGCCTGCGCCTTGTCTGGATCTCTgtgggttggggttggaggtgtAACGGAGGTTGGGTTTGGTTTCAGATTGTGCTTACTAACCGTTCAGGGTACGGGTAGATCtcgttggtgttgttgccgGGATTGTCGGTCGGAAAATCTCGGACTGGACGAGTGGGTCCACTGTGGCAGGTAAGAGGTGAAGTGAGGTGATGTTTTTGCTATCATGAAAATGGGGAAAAGgggaaaatggggaaaatggggaaaatggggaaaatggggaaaatgggaaaaattggggaaaatgggaaaaattggggaaaatgggaaaagttggaaaaaaatgggaaaaaatgggaaaaacTTGCAAAAGTAATTCCCGATAACACAAAAAATTGTGGTTTTCTCGCAAATTTTACATGTATAAATCCTCGTCGCTTGTATAAAtatcttctttttttacATAAAATAACTGCCATTTGTTATTCTCCCAATCtaaataaattaattaaACAGCAAGTTTAGAATGACAGCAATATCCAAGTGATGTTACCtggagctacaagtacgagtacaatacgAGCACGAGTACTCGACGACCGTCTAAGACAGCTAAATCTCTGCCAAATACGGCGTGACTCATTAGGACACCAGATCACCAGCCTTCCTGACGCTCAAACTCCACCGCTACACTGCACgttctctgctgctgcgtCCCGTTCTAGAAGTGGGAGTTCCCATTGTGGCAGTATAAGCTTATGTGATTGGCGGCACGGTGAGACGGGCGATGCGGGTATAATGATGGGACCTTGTTTATGGGGCGTGTTTGTGGGGGTCTATCAGAGTATGGGGAGGTTTAGGGCACCATGTAGACGGCGATATGGGCTAGGGGAGCGGTTCGGGGCCGTTGTTGTATTACTAAGCCGTCCGGTGGTCTTATCTGTgctccctcctccttccccCCGTCCAGATCCACGCCTTCCCCACCTGATCAGACTATGCATGTAGGCGCTATACATCCACCACGCAGTCCTGACATGACATACATTTGGACTCAAACTCAGCCAGTCCCACAACCGGAAAAGGAACATCAAAACGACCCTAGTCAGATCAAACGCCGTCGATTCGACCCTCCACGACACTCAGCAATACTCACACGGCCCGCCCAAGTTACACAAAGCCGCCGGCAACACACATCACAATGAAGGTAAGTGGTTGGAGACGGTACAGAGATTGTGTTCGATAAGCTGTTTGGCGAGGTCGGACGTCTTGGGGACGAAATGGGATACCGAGGGGGGTTTGTGGCGATTGATTTTTGCCCTTCAATCAGTCGAGGTTGGCGATGAAGGGGTGTTTCTTGAATGTTTATCCCTCAGACACCGGCTAACACGCGACGAAAATCACTCAGCGCGTGTTACCGGGGTGGTGTGGTGATAAGAAGAGGTTTCAGGATGTGCAAGTCGATTTTAGCAGACAGAGTTGTCGATACACACGAGGATAGACACACAGAGACATACAGAGAGGCACACAGAAAGGCGCACACAGCGACACACACAGAGAAACACGCAGAGGGTACACGCAAACATACCGTGCTCTCGACAagcgacacagacacaagcCCAACCACAAACCCAGATGCGCATCTTAGTCTCTCTATCTGTGCCGTGATTGCTCTTCCCCCATCTCACAACCCATCAACTCACACTAACCCAGTTCATACAAGATCACACACTCGACGAGGTGGCATCAGCACTCAAATTCGACACACCCGAATGCCACGTTTCCGGCAACATTGACCTGTACACCACCAAACCCGCTTCCTCGGACAAGAAGCTGTACAAGGTGCTCGACAAGCAGCTGTCGTACCATCAAGACGCGCTCGACTCAttcacctccatctccaccctcGGCACATCTTTCTCTCCCCCACAAGTGCTCACCTTTGACAACTACTACCAATACGGCAAATCGTTGGACAGCAGCGTCAGCAAGATGAGCAATCGAAGCCCCAAGGGCGTGAGCAAAGTGCCCAAGCAAAGAACCTATTCTTCCTCGAGAGCAGGCGTCTCTGTCGGCTCGCTATCGCCTCTACTCTCCTCTCCCTTTGGAGATATGAGCGAAACTGCCAGTAGGAAGGTGTTTGCTTATCTGATTGCGATTCTCAATGCGTCAGACCCTAATCACGACTTTTCCGTGCTACAGCCGGACGACTTTCAGCGCGAGCCGAGCGCATCGGCCGTGATTTCGTCCTTCAACAACGTGCTGTTCGGCCTGGGTATGCCGATCCCGCCCCGGATGTGGGACGTACTGGACAAGAGCATCGAGATGCACAACTGCACAATCTTTTCCTTCACGCCCGACGCCACGATTCTCGCCGACGAGCCTGGCGCCCTGTGGGCATTAAGCTGGTTCTTTTTCAATAAGAGAATGAAGCGAGTCGCATGTATTTCTCTCAACGCAAGGAGGCATTCTCTGTCGCCTACGCTGGGGCCCAAGATTATGAGGTCCGATGTGATCAACGGtgacgacgaagaagatTATGATCTCACGTATTCTTCCGACACTGACATGTACGACGAGATTGTCGGAGAACTTGATCTGGAGTAGTCCAGAGCACATTTTTATTTAACACAGCAGCACTCGGCCGAGAACACCACTCAGTTTAACAGTTCAACAATGTTCGAGCCTATGACGTTTGATTTTTCAACATATGAGTAATAAATGTATACCAGGTACGGTGGAGAGAGTAGATATGGCATTGGCGCTGCTGTGTATTCCCGCGAGTGCGCTGTGATTCGCTTCCCATCAGCTATACGCGGTCGGGGCTGGGTCAAACTATCCAATCATCTGTGTTGGACCAAGACATCGGCAATTCGCTCCCCGCCCCGTCAATGGCGTAATTGGCTGCCGAAGCGACATTGGTGATTGCGTATCGTGTCCAACGATATCCCCTGAGTCTATCGTGCATAGGCCTCGGTGTGCCTGATTGATAACTGGCTTCTATAGGTTCCATTACGGggtggaggacgagcaCCGTGTGATGGACAGAGATATACAACGACTTGGGCTGGTTGCCGGGTTGTTTCTGGTGTTTCTATGTTTACAATTACCACAATATTTCTAGCCCATCTAGTCATTGTTGTGGTCTTGCTTTTGCGATGAGCGCATGCAAAATGTACCTGAAGTAAACAGATGTGTTCCCTGGCTCATGTGGGTGGGTGGTCCGAGACATTTACCGCTCCAAGACGAGATTGCGGCGCCCACACGGCTCCAGATGATAGGTCCGTTAATACTGTTTCCCGCACGTATACTTTTTCTTGCGACTTAACTACCCCCGACGCCACAACTACGCAATGGCTTATTTATTGCGTGTACCTGTGTCGTCCTCGGCTGTCCAGAGTGGCTTATCAGTCACTGTACGGCTTTTCGAGAAGCGCACCTAGTATTGCAACTCTAAGCCAAGATGCCAAGCCGTGGCGCTGTACCTGCGATGCCTTGGCATCTGACTGATCATTTTAGGGGCCACATACGAGCATGGATGTTGCTGAAACTAGCTGAAATGGACCACCACGGATTTTTGATACGGTAGTAGCCATATGGTACACTCATTCACCATCTATACCCCTGAATCATGTCAAACCCTTTTAGCTTGTTAGAATCTATTCAACCATGTAAAGTTCAATTAAAAGTTTCTCCACCTGAAAGATCTTCGTGCCGTTCGTCTCGGTGATAAGCCATTTCATGCGGGTGATGTTGATATATAATGTCAGCTCGATTCTGGGGTGAATTTACTGCTCTCATCAGCAATGAAGTTCTCCATCCTCGCTCTCACTACTCTCCTGGCTGCGGTGTCTGCTGGCAAAGTCATCCAACTAGACTTTGTTCGAaccaccagctccagccCCATCcgacagaagaagatcacTCTGCCCAAGGGTCTCAAGGTCGACCTGGCCATTCCTGTGGAAAATGATCTTGTTCTGTATTCTGCAAAGGTCCAGGTGGGTTCTCCTGAACAGGAGTTTGTGGTGCAGGTAGATACCGGTTCTTCTGATCTGTGGCTCTACGACTCGTCTGATCTGTGCATTGGCGGAGGCTGTAAGCAGTATGGACTGTTCAACACCAACGCCTCTTCTACTTTCAAAGATATTCTCCCAGGAAAGTTTGGCATCAGCTATGGCGACGGCTCTTACGCCAAGGGCGACTGGGCAGAAGACACCGTCACTATCCAGGGAGTCAAGATCCCCAAGCAGCAATTTGGCCTAGCCAAGAATACCACTGCCACTCCTGCCATTCTGGGAATCGGACTGACCGGTCTGGAGGCTGCGGAAAAGGAGTACAACAACGTGCCCAAGAGTCTGTATCTCAATGGAGACATCGGCTCGTACACTTATTCTCTCTATCTGGACGATCTTGAGGCCACCCAGGGCAGTATTCTGTTTGGTGGTATCGACAAGAGTCACTTTTCCGGTCCTCTCAAGACTGTCCCTCTGATTTCCTCCTACGCCTTCTGGGTGACTCTGTCAAGGCTGGATATCAAGAGCGAAACCAGAAACAAGACCGTCAACGCGCTAGACGTGCCCGGTCAGGTACTTCTCGACAGTGGAACTACTCTCACATACCTGCCTACCATCTCCTACGAGACCATTCTACAGGACTGGGGGATTGACATTGACCCCGACTACGGAGCCATTGTTCCGGAATacaagctgcagaagctACAGGACGAGTATCTCGAGTACAATTTGCAGGGAGCAAAGATCAAGGTCTCGGCTGCTCAACTGTTCGCCCCGGCATACACTGGAGATGACCTCAACACGGTAGCTATTTACCCCAACGGCCAGAAGGCTTATGGATTCCTTGTTGCTCCTAACGGTAACTCCACCGAAGGCCTCATTCTGGGCGACTCTTTCCTGCGATCTGCCTACGTGGTTTACGACCTGCCCAACCTTCAAATCTCTCTTGCTCAAGCCGATTACTCCGGCGGAGCTCCTCAAATCGAGCCCATTGACCCGGGTCTCAACGCCGTGCCTGGTGCTACTCCCGTGAGAGACTGGGGGGCCGTCTACAGCAATGTTCCCATATCCACCTCCGTCAACTACACCCCCACCACCTATACTCTTTCTCCCCGGCCATACAACGGTTCTTCTACCGACTGACCGGCTATATACTCATTTATTTAATGATTTCCATACCAGAGAAATTGTAGGCGAAATGATATCTTAGAAGGATATAGCAACCATTCTAGTGATGTAGAGTGGGGAAAGACTCTCTCGTGAGCTGTGTGTCGGTTAATTTGgaagtacaggtacaatAATGACCAATTTCACGATCGTCGTTGTTCATTGCCAATTCCACTAAATACTGGATATAACTCCTTGTACCATATGTACTTTCCGTTCAACAACTATAACATCTCTTCAGATCACTGCTCACAAAAACccttctacttgtagtgaaCTCAGAAAACATACTGATTTTAAATAGTCAATATTCCCATTTAAACCCATTTACCACTTTCAACTCTCTTATCGGACTCAAAATCAAACggaggtttttttttttttattctttcacagcaaagttataattaaatgaatgtatatgcagaaaaaaaaaaatattctaatgattcacACAGTTATACACTTCTAAGtcgggttattggcgtcAATAAATCATAGAATTAGTATTCTTTCTTGTTTTAATTCTAGAGAAATACTTCTTTTTCTACTCAaatacttttttttttaattttaatTTCTATGATTAGATAATCAGCATGATCTAAATGTAGCATAAAAATAAATGCGTGTTAATAGTGGGCATTCTGGCCGAGTGGTCTAAGGCGCCAGGTTCAGGTAGCTGAATCAATATCCTGGTCTCTCCGGAGGCgagagttcgaatctctcgGATGTCATTATTTTTGCAGCTGGCGGAATTTTGTGGGCAGTTGTGGAGCGAatcttgtgtttttttttggtctgGATTACAATAAAGGACACTTTCCCCGATGTAGGTATTTTTCTGAAGAAACGCTTGAAGAtgttcaactacaagtacacagcatgagtatgtactagCTACTTGCACGCACTTGTACGCACTTGAACTCGTACCTTGGAGATAATACTGTAGTTCCAGTCAATGATTTTCCTAATCTCAACACTTATCTCTACACTACAATTTGAATATCGGGTGGGACTCTTGGTTCATGATTTATTGACCCAAGAGGTTGGGATTTTCACCTACTTCTCGAATAGTGGGACTCGGCTCATGCTCTGGCTCTTGTCGGCAACTAGCTGGCCTCGGCTCTATGGCCTGCTCTATGGCCTGCTCTATGGCCTGCTCTATGGCCTGCTCCGCTCTGGCGTTTAGCTCTCACTGCATCTGTGGACTCATTGGCACTTGTCCAGGAGAATGGCTCTTATTGCTCTTTGGACTTAATTGCTCATAAATGATGACATGCTCTTATGGCCTTTCAGAACTTGTGGCTTCGGTGTTTGCCCTCATACGGCATAGCCTGATAGGACTTACTGGCTGTTGCTTGGAATGGTACTGGCTCTGGTATTTCTGCTGTGGTTCTGACCAGTGTGGCTCTCAATGCTCTTTGGGCGTAATGGCTCTACTCTTCGGCGGCTCTGGCATTCGCTCTGACGATGGTGTTTCAGCTTTGGTGACTGACGTAATagctctggctcttgtGTGGCTCTGAACGTGGGCTCATTGCTTCAGTGAGACTTACTTGGCCCTGACCATATCTATGGCGCCTACTCTCTTCATTAGAAATAGTGTGCATAGCGCGTCATTGCCTTCTCAACCGACACAAGAGATCCTGGAAGTTCACGGCATTGCCAAATGACAACTCTAGCggacgacaaaaaaaatgaatgTCCTTGTTGTAGACAGATCTCGTCGTAGACAGATCTCTGTTAGTTGTGGTGTGGACAGGTGTGCTTTCAGCACCCAGCAGGCTATAAAAGGCACCTCCTGACCCCAGAATGGCTCAGAATAAACTAGTCTGACCCTGAGGAAAATATCGGAGTCTAGAGGGGTTTATATATATCCCCAGGCCGAGCTCATTTTAGTTCAGGAAACGCGCATAACCCATGCACAAACATGCACAACCTGCAAGCACtgggaaaaaagagaagcTGATCAAAGCAGAAGCAAACGTCTTTGGCCTATAAGGGTTTAAGACGATCCAAACTATTTATTGTCGCAATCATTGCTTGATGTTTTTCTGCTGAGAAGACCTCAGAAACCCTCATATTAGCGATTTCAATTTGCCATGCCAAGAATTTCACCCTGCATAAACAACTTCAAATTTTCCAACATTGAAAATTGCAAATTGATCCAGTGGAACGTAGAAGAAAGATGTATCGGCCTTCTGAGGCCGCACAATCCGGGTTTGCAGAACAGCAAAAACATGTGTGTGTTATACGATGGCAAAAAGCAGGAGATTCGCTCTTCAGCGGGTCCCTTTTGGATGTCCTGGATGTGGAAGCAGGTTGGAGACGGAACAGAAAAGTGGCAAAAGAATTGCAGCACCtaggattctcgtatggtctcccactacaatactaactaggctctctggtgcttgactatggctgatcggacgggaagccgtattttcaccaggatatggccgcaactgCAAACAAGTGTCGTTGAACAGCAACATCGGGCCAGatatgtcacgtgagcagATTCCGGGAAGGCTGCGTAGGGAAAAATAGGCATGGACTCCGAAATTTTTCTGGGTCTCAATATTTTCCTTCGCGAATACAGTAAGCTTGAAGTATGGCCATTATAGTCTCCAAATGTGAATGCAAGTTATCCAGCGATGACTACGTCAAACCTCATGTTCAGATTTcacttgtagttggacATTTGAGTCGGCATGTGTGCAAGTTTGACACTTACAGAGCTGTATTGATGGCGTTATACGAGGAAGTATCACCAACGTCTCTCTCAAGACATTGTTTGATATGGACAAGCCAGTTGTTTGCGACGGCTCCTTTTTGGAGTGGATCTTTGAGTACTCGCCCG from Yarrowia lipolytica chromosome 1F, complete sequence carries:
- a CDS encoding uncharacterized protein (Truncated form of YALI0F10527g, conserved hypothetical protein), yielding MGLYDTKPGGRLKLKGDKGKVTKSKKKKISKTSSPAPAPSSSPPTMSLPSAKDIAKSPHDTEHAKESISETPPSVETKGAIPIPGSSSKRMDKAKIAASTSPVETTRTPKEPYLTDAQKKFEEAKKERVSMQVSGQGGCGGRSKVGFHRTLSAFVQAYSSRTAGPHFDLEQITLSF
- a CDS encoding uncharacterized protein (Compare to YALI0F10541g, similar to uniprot|P41910 Saccharomyces cerevisiae YDR005c MAF1 required for sorting of MOD5P, similar to Saccharomyces cerevisiae MAF1 (YDR005C); ancestral locus Anc_3.197) — protein: MKFIQDHTLDEVASALKFDTPECHVSGNIDLYTTKPASSDKKLYKVLDKQLSYHQDALDSFTSISTLGTSFSPPQVLTFDNYYQYGKSLDSSVSKMSNRSPKGVSKVPKQRTYSSSRAGVSVGSLSPLLSSPFGDMSETASRKVFAYLIAILNASDPNHDFSVLQPDDFQREPSASAVISSFNNVLFGLGMPIPPRMWDVLDKSIEMHNCTIFSFTPDATILADEPGALWALSWFFFNKRMKRVACISLNARRHSLSPTLGPKIMRSDVINGDDEEDYDLTYSSDTDMYDEIVGELDLE
- a CDS encoding uncharacterized protein (Compare to YALI0F10549g, weakly similar to uniprot|Q12303 Saccharomyces cerevisiae Putative aspartyl protease YLR121C precursor) produces the protein MKFSILALTTLLAAVSAGKVIQLDFVRTTSSSPIRQKKITLPKGLKVDLAIPVENDLVLYSAKVQVGSPEQEFVVQVDTGSSDLWLYDSSDLCIGGGCKQYGLFNTNASSTFKDILPGKFGISYGDGSYAKGDWAEDTVTIQGVKIPKQQFGLAKNTTATPAILGIGLTGLEAAEKEYNNVPKSLYLNGDIGSYTYSLYLDDLEATQGSILFGGIDKSHFSGPLKTVPLISSYAFWVTLSRLDIKSETRNKTVNALDVPGQVLLDSGTTLTYLPTISYETILQDWGIDIDPDYGAIVPEYKLQKLQDEYLEYNLQGAKIKVSAAQLFAPAYTGDDLNTVAIYPNGQKAYGFLVAPNGNSTEGLILGDSFLRSAYVVYDLPNLQISLAQADYSGGAPQIEPIDPGLNAVPGATPVRDWGAVYSNVPISTSVNYTPTTYTLSPRPYNGSSTD